TAGTCATAACAGattgattttatcatttgtGTCCATTTTCCAAAAAATGCTGAATATAAATATGCAGATTggattgatgaaaaaaataatgtaaaatattgaaaatttcagCATAGCTTAGATGCCTCATCTAATCATTCCAACGAGAGACAGTGGTATGATGTGTTGCTGGAACTCCACATCAAATCTAGTGTGAGTACTTGTGTAGTCTggacagatttaaaaaaaatagtaatgacACCCCCACCCCAGCACATTATCAATTGTTGAAACTATAGTTATACTTTGTccctcaaatacatgtagtgggtcatatacatgtaatactcaTATTCTTTTAACAACAGTCTATATAATATGTTAAGAACTGTAATTCATATACTCTATAAAATATGCAATACATCATGaatttgtatatatacacaatatgacttgaataaaaaacaacaagaaTAAAGCACTTGAATAAAATTCAAGGTTATTTAGTGAAACAGTGTCACAAAATGTCCCTCTCTTCTGTTCTCTGTCTcaatttgtctgtctgtctccccccttctctctctctctctctctctctttgttcAAAGTCCTCGCTCTTTCTCTCTGTGTACTGTTTCATTCTCTCTTTCGACTGTTTCATTCTTTCACTCTGTGCTTTATTGTGTCCTACAGCAACAGCCATCTTTTGTCTCCTTCCGTCATGCATGGAAAGAGCACATGAATGACTATGTAAGACTTTCTGAGATTTGTGATCATTTCTCATGATTGTTGACCCCATATCAATGTTCTAAGATCATCTCTACTACAAGTTATTACCAGCTGACTTGTCATAATACTGTTATACAACAGTTTTGCATTATTTCCATTGGCATATGATTCTATGAAAACTAGCAAAccaaattattgtttataaagttttattaatGATAAACTAAACCTTAATAAATGCAGTGTCAATTTAAAAGTACAGGCGCATTAATATGTGGCTCAACTCACTGAActgattttgttggttttggTTTACAGTACAAACTGACGAGTGCAATCAACAAGTCAGAAGACAGAAGGGAGTTGCCAACTGTCCCGCAACCCACCCACACCGTATGTATTAACAATAATTGTAGTCATATTTATGATTAATAGTATTCTGGTATACAGATGATGTAGGTATTCATAATTAGTACTGTTTAGATAGGGAGTAATATGAAAAGAGAACTTTTCAGTATTTCAAATTGAAAGTGATCATTCTCTTCTTTGAACAGATTGAGTGGCTGACTCGCACCAGTTTCAGACATCGCCCCATGCACCTCAATGTTCCGCAACAAAAGAAACTGCCCCAGCAAAGGAAGCACAAGGTTGCTAGGAGACGGTGTGTGCAGCATTCTGAGCTTGACACCTCCTTCATTGTCTACTAAAGAAGGAACTTGTGTGTAAGTATAGATGTACTAAAGTTTGTCTGTGACcttgatcaaaataaaaagtaaaggtCAAGGTTAAATTCTGATGATCATACAGGAAGTTGATGTAAATTATTAACAATGTCaagtgaataaaaattggtttatgTGTTGGGCACTGAAATTATTCAAGATAATTTTGTAATGGTTCTTATCTAATTGCCttcttttttcttctcttttcaGCAATAAAGCTGTACCTTGTATGGTGACATTGGAAAAGTACGGGTAGATGGTGCTTTGATCATGTGAACCACTGTGCTCGCATAaggaaaaattgtcaaaaagaCTTGTCTCATGggaaaattcacaaaaaattgGTGTTCTAATACTCTGTAACAGACTTCTATAGGTGTCTAGATCTGTACAAGTAGGATTTTATGACACTTAACACAGAAGAAGACAACTGTCAAAGATATTCTAGTTGTACAAGTGTGCTGGTTTGTGTGGACATTGAGACTTTTGATCAGTTTGATGGACACTCCATCCAGTTTTagttgtatattatatatacatgtaaatattgagATCTGTCATATTGACAGAATTGTTGTGTACAACTGTAatctgtatattatatatacacttGTAAATATGTAGGAATGATTTGTCTGTCATATTGACAGTTATTGTACACAGTGTAAAATGGTGCAAGTTTCAGAAAAAATTGGGTAGTTGTCATACAGATAGGCTGAGTCAGTATAGTATTGTAAATATTGCaattcataaagtttacctaGTACATAAATCTAACTTGCACTACAacctttttttttgtaaagttcaACTTTTCACAACATTAAGATTAAGATATATTAGAAGGCATAATCAGAGAGAGACTGACCCTTGGTACATCCCTTATATGAGACAGGGAAAGTGGTTTTTATCTTGGGGGTGGGGGGCTGGGGTGGGGTTGGGGGTGTTTGTACCCTGATGGGTAATTTTTATACTGGTACTCTGGTAGTAATGTTTTAGGGGTTGGACTAGGCTAGTTTAATTtattctgatacatgtatatgtttgtgGGGTGGACCCCCtccgggaattttttttatgctgCTGCTCTGGTAGTGTGCGGTTGCTTGCAttgtttgttttggggttttttttacttcaagCATGAATGATTtgcatgaaataaaatagaaatgaatTTACTTGAGTaacttgtcattttaaaatgaatcgAATGGTACGTAGAGTATcctgaatacatgtaataaactgAAACTTAAAACTCTAATGGAGTGATAGGATCACAAATTAATCGTACAGCCtccatttttttctgttaaattaaaaaaaaatatgaatatttcttCAATATTGGACCTTTTAGAACCCCTAGAGGTTATGGAACGTATGacttaaattgaattttttttacagcagaTTACTTGAAATATGATTACAAATGAAAGTCCTCATCTTCAGAGAGctcaattctatgtaaaaattgccCCCTACCTAACTACTCAGATTGTGGTGCCCACAAAAATACATCTTCAACTTCTTCACTCtagctttttttaaagttaatttcacaaatttaatgcttatttttgcaactaaacaattttttctccatatcaattatacatttattcatGATATTAAGGAGTATAAAAGAGTATAAAGTGGgataaacttttacattttctgTACTTGTTTTACAATTTACCATTAATCATGATACCaatgttattgtttatattgcAGTGTGTTGGTCCCATGCTTTGTCTGTGTTGTCATGTCATATACTTGTGTAGTGTTTGTGAAGTCATTCCACTTCCTAAACAGTAAACAGGCCATGATGTCATCCAGCGGGGG
This portion of the Magallana gigas chromosome 7, xbMagGiga1.1, whole genome shotgun sequence genome encodes:
- the LOC117684386 gene encoding uncharacterized protein, which produces MNDYYKLTSAINKSEDRRELPTVPQPTHTIEWLTRTSFRHRPMHLNVPQQKKLPQQRKHKVARRRCVQHSELDTSFIVY